The Hahella sp. HNIBRBA332 genome window below encodes:
- a CDS encoding lipopolysaccharide assembly protein LapB, producing MKLDRSLSKAWRSYSHLDYEKATWQLKDILDSTPSAEGHALLALCLIPQNRMLAARVEAQRGVAEDRRSAFCHYAAAAVSEAIKHYDAARRHIELALELEPQSTAYQIASLRLDRLQQGSDIQAPLKKLLSERPNDFAVFYALAEFYCDSSEWDQAYFYGDRALRLEGTNQRALMLMARICIQLNKYEEARSHIFWGLAANRKSADAMELLSQIETRSKPFLQGVRQLYMKLRQLGFDALVLAYSVLIFLGIAFGLPLTELFDASMEQSNDKWTFFAVGFGGFVAPLVLYGVLYGAIRHLCKRKEKCWIEKLTPLI from the coding sequence ATGAAGCTCGATAGAAGCCTTAGTAAGGCATGGCGCAGTTATAGCCATCTGGATTATGAAAAAGCTACGTGGCAGCTGAAAGATATACTGGATTCGACTCCATCGGCTGAGGGGCATGCTCTGTTGGCGTTATGTCTTATTCCGCAAAACCGGATGCTGGCGGCGCGGGTGGAAGCCCAACGTGGCGTGGCGGAAGATCGTCGCAGCGCATTTTGCCATTACGCAGCTGCGGCCGTTTCTGAAGCTATCAAACACTATGACGCCGCTCGCAGGCATATTGAGCTGGCTTTGGAATTAGAGCCGCAATCTACTGCCTACCAAATCGCTTCTCTTCGGCTGGATCGCCTGCAGCAGGGATCAGATATCCAGGCGCCGTTGAAGAAGCTCTTGTCTGAGCGCCCAAATGATTTTGCTGTCTTTTACGCCCTGGCGGAGTTTTACTGCGACAGCTCAGAATGGGATCAGGCTTATTTCTATGGCGATCGCGCATTACGCCTGGAAGGGACTAATCAGCGGGCGCTGATGTTGATGGCGCGAATTTGTATTCAGTTGAATAAGTATGAAGAAGCGCGAAGCCATATATTCTGGGGGCTTGCGGCGAATAGAAAAAGCGCTGACGCCATGGAGTTGTTAAGCCAGATTGAGACCAGGAGTAAACCGTTTTTGCAGGGCGTGCGGCAGCTTTACATGAAGCTGCGTCAGCTTGGTTTTGACGCACTGGTGTTGGCGTATAGCGTACTGATTTTTTTAGGGATCGCCTTTGGGCTGCCTCTCACCGAACTCTTTGACGCCAGTATGGAGCAATCAAATGATAAATGGACTTTCTTCGCTGTGGGGTTTGGTGGTTTTGTGGCGCCTCTCGTGTTGTATGGTGTCTTGTATGGCGCTATTCGTCATTTATGTAAACGGAAAGAGAAATGTTGGATAGAGAAGCTGACTCCTTTGATTTAG